A genomic region of Saprospiraceae bacterium contains the following coding sequences:
- a CDS encoding vanadium-dependent haloperoxidase yields MKKLLLFKWLFVMAISVMVISSCQKSENEATTGTELSTYESDVYHEWTNVFLNLDRYASFFRPGPAPRALAYMNLSAYEACLGGLPEYQTLQYRLGIPDMPASQNNLYWPAVINASHAYLMNKFFETVTFKDKDGNILNKQEMLNTIQAKENELKAYYRRETSDQTLLNSEAHGQEVAAAIWRFSISDVVGHNAHLNPFPVPVSATGCQWIPTDPLTVADRGLYSQWGQVRRFGLDRDDLDALIAPFNCDPEPNSAMYLQAYECYTLTNLARFDPRGENEHMAEFWSDDRVGWTFSPPARLVAIADQIVQKENFELDKTCVLYAQISMALNDAAVIAWYNKYKYNIERPITYIHRNIDAKFSIPWLGFTPPFPAYPSGHSTFAFSGVGILEAFVGSSYPFTDNCHANRTDFNGRARSYNSLRDLANENAYSRLPLGVHFRMDYESGNFCGILAARKVLLLPWKN; encoded by the coding sequence ATGAAAAAACTACTTTTATTTAAATGGCTTTTTGTGATGGCTATTTCGGTGATGGTCATCAGCTCCTGCCAAAAATCTGAAAACGAAGCAACCACCGGAACGGAACTCAGCACGTATGAAAGTGATGTATACCACGAGTGGACAAATGTTTTTTTAAACTTGGACAGATATGCTTCCTTTTTCCGACCCGGTCCTGCACCCAGAGCTTTGGCCTACATGAATCTAAGTGCATATGAAGCTTGCCTGGGTGGATTACCTGAATACCAGACTTTGCAATACAGACTTGGTATTCCGGATATGCCTGCCAGCCAAAACAATTTATATTGGCCTGCGGTCATCAATGCTTCTCATGCTTATTTGATGAATAAATTTTTTGAAACGGTGACCTTTAAAGATAAAGATGGCAACATTTTAAATAAACAAGAAATGTTAAACACCATACAAGCAAAGGAAAACGAACTAAAAGCATATTATCGCAGAGAAACTTCAGATCAGACCTTGCTTAATTCTGAAGCTCATGGCCAGGAGGTTGCGGCTGCCATTTGGCGATTTTCAATAAGCGATGTCGTTGGGCATAATGCACACCTCAATCCATTTCCGGTTCCAGTTAGTGCAACAGGCTGCCAATGGATACCAACAGATCCGCTCACTGTTGCCGATAGAGGTCTGTATTCCCAGTGGGGACAGGTTCGCAGATTTGGATTGGATCGAGATGATCTGGATGCACTCATTGCACCTTTTAATTGTGATCCAGAGCCTAACTCAGCCATGTATCTTCAAGCGTATGAATGTTATACTTTGACCAATTTAGCCCGATTTGATCCCAGAGGTGAAAACGAACATATGGCAGAATTCTGGAGCGACGACAGAGTGGGTTGGACTTTTAGTCCACCAGCCAGGTTAGTGGCAATTGCTGATCAGATCGTTCAAAAAGAAAATTTTGAGTTGGATAAAACTTGTGTTTTGTATGCACAAATCAGTATGGCATTGAACGATGCAGCGGTGATTGCTTGGTATAATAAATACAAATACAACATTGAAAGGCCCATTACTTATATTCATCGAAACATTGATGCTAAATTTTCGATACCCTGGTTAGGTTTTACGCCTCCATTTCCAGCTTATCCATCAGGTCATTCAACTTTTGCATTTTCAGGAGTTGGGATATTGGAAGCTTTTGTAGGTAGCTCTTATCCATTTACAGATAATTGTCATGCAAATCGGACGGATTTTAATGGAAGAGCCAGAAGTTATAATAGTTTGCGAGATCTGGCTAACGAAAATGCTTATAGCCGATTGCCACTAGGTGTACATTTTAGAATGGATTACGAAAGCGGAAACTTTTGTGGAATTTTAGCAGCACGAAAAGTTCTGCTCTTGCCATGGAAAAACTAA
- a CDS encoding TonB-dependent receptor, with protein MDSKIFLNWSLLISLSLVSRTICSQDTTAFKNLDTLLKRELGIITIQATYLQKELERLNPIQGTYIYSGKKNEIINLANKSFAISEKYPRQIFSKVPGIFVYDMDGTGNQMNVSTRGLDPHRSWEFNIRKDGIITNSDMYGYPASHYNIPLEAVERIELVRGSASLQYGAQFGGMLNYISKQADTSKNFSYEGIHSMGSYHLLSTFNRVSGTIGKLRYSAWMNSKSNEGYRKNGDSKFNAEAISISYYPTNNLHFIAEWTHSNYIIHLPGQLNDSMFYADPRQSTRARNYYNPDIHVPSFKVNWDINQNSKISFTSSAILGFRNSVIFDKPITIRDTISTSTLQYANRQVDIDEFNSFTAELRCLHSYKVFNSVWNLATGVQFIKNNLHRQQLGKGTTGLDFDLSLVESGFGRDMNLKSQNIAIFIENKFNLTSQFSMNAGLRYEKGHSDMIGKIIYYQDSLLPNTITHDFPLLGFNVEYNVSKLIQIYGGWSQAYRPVIFKDIIPGSTFESVDKNLRDAKGDNADLGIRGSYGIFKWDVSFFRLSYKNKLGLILKEDQHGLLNIYRTNIGNAITNGLEMYIEMTPVYENEFYLSFFTAAAFMDAKYKDATIRVANENLSINGNKVESVPEWIIRSGVHLKYKKFGVSLLHSYTAESFADPANTLLPDRNGAVGLVPAYHLMDVNLDFRISKQLKFVFNINNFFDKQHFTKRPQFYPGPGIWPSDGRTLSGSIIINL; from the coding sequence ATGGATTCTAAAATATTTTTAAACTGGAGTTTATTGATTAGTTTAAGTTTGGTATCCAGGACGATTTGCTCACAGGACACTACGGCATTTAAAAACTTGGATACATTACTTAAAAGAGAACTGGGAATCATTACTATACAGGCTACATATCTTCAAAAAGAATTAGAAAGATTAAATCCCATACAGGGAACTTACATTTATTCCGGAAAAAAAAATGAGATTATAAATCTTGCAAATAAATCATTTGCCATTTCTGAAAAGTATCCAAGACAAATTTTTTCGAAAGTGCCAGGTATTTTCGTTTATGATATGGATGGTACTGGAAATCAAATGAATGTTTCTACACGAGGTTTAGATCCGCACCGTTCCTGGGAATTTAATATTAGAAAAGATGGGATCATTACAAATTCTGATATGTATGGATATCCAGCCAGTCATTACAATATTCCCTTAGAGGCCGTTGAAAGGATCGAATTAGTTCGGGGATCTGCATCCTTGCAATATGGAGCACAATTCGGAGGGATGTTGAATTATATCAGTAAGCAAGCAGATACTTCTAAGAATTTCTCTTATGAAGGTATCCATTCTATGGGAAGTTATCATTTATTGAGCACATTCAACAGAGTGAGTGGCACTATCGGTAAGCTTAGGTATTCTGCATGGATGAACAGTAAATCAAATGAAGGTTATCGTAAAAATGGTGACTCAAAGTTTAACGCAGAAGCCATTTCTATATCATATTATCCAACGAATAATTTACATTTTATTGCAGAATGGACACATTCAAATTACATCATTCATCTTCCCGGACAACTTAACGACAGTATGTTTTATGCTGATCCAAGACAATCTACCAGGGCCAGAAATTATTATAATCCGGATATTCATGTTCCATCTTTTAAAGTGAATTGGGATATTAATCAAAACTCAAAAATCAGTTTTACTTCCTCAGCTATTTTGGGCTTTCGCAACAGTGTGATATTCGATAAACCTATTACTATAAGAGATACGATATCAACTAGTACTTTGCAATATGCAAATAGACAAGTTGACATTGATGAATTCAATAGTTTTACGGCCGAGCTACGATGTTTACATTCCTACAAAGTATTTAATTCGGTATGGAATTTAGCAACAGGTGTACAGTTTATAAAAAATAACTTGCACCGTCAGCAGTTAGGCAAAGGAACTACGGGACTTGATTTCGACTTATCACTCGTTGAAAGTGGATTTGGAAGAGATATGAATTTGAAATCTCAAAATATAGCAATTTTTATTGAGAATAAATTTAACCTGACATCACAGTTTTCTATGAATGCAGGCCTTCGTTATGAAAAAGGCCATTCAGATATGATTGGTAAAATCATATATTATCAGGATAGTTTATTGCCCAATACCATCACACATGATTTTCCACTATTGGGTTTCAATGTGGAGTATAATGTTTCCAAGCTGATTCAAATCTACGGTGGTTGGTCGCAAGCGTACAGACCGGTTATTTTTAAAGATATTATTCCAGGATCAACATTTGAATCTGTTGATAAAAATTTAAGAGACGCAAAGGGCGATAATGCGGATTTAGGAATCAGAGGTTCATATGGAATTTTTAAATGGGATGTTTCGTTTTTCCGATTGAGCTATAAAAATAAATTAGGTTTGATATTAAAGGAAGACCAGCATGGTTTATTGAATATTTATCGGACAAATATCGGAAATGCAATTACGAATGGACTTGAGATGTATATCGAAATGACACCTGTTTATGAAAATGAGTTTTACCTGAGTTTTTTTACAGCGGCGGCATTTATGGATGCCAAATACAAAGATGCTACGATCAGAGTAGCAAACGAAAATCTATCTATTAATGGAAATAAAGTTGAAAGTGTCCCAGAATGGATCATCAGAAGTGGAGTACATTTGAAATACAAAAAGTTTGGCGTGTCATTATTGCACAGTTATACAGCCGAAAGTTTTGCAGATCCTGCGAATACTCTTTTACCTGATCGGAACGGTGCTGTAGGTTTGGTTCCTGCCTATCATTTGATGGATGTTAATTTGGATTTCAGAATATCCAAACAATTAAAGTTTGTATTTAATATCAACAATTTTTTTGATAAACAGCATTTTACCAAAAGGCCACAATTTTATCCCGGTCCCGGCATTTGGCCTTCTGATGGAAGAACTTTGTCGGGAAGCATCATCATAAATTTATAA